In the genome of Pagrus major chromosome 17, Pma_NU_1.0, the window tgaagctcttcctgcactgagggcagctgtggatcctctTCTCATCCTCTTTGTCCCAGTGGTCTTTAATACAGTTgctgcagtagctgtgtccacagggagtagtcaccggatccttcagtagatccaaacagatcgGACAAGAGAAAGTCTCTCGGTCCAGCTGAACTCCTTTTTGtgccatttcacctctcagtgtCGACGACCGTCTGAGCTTCACTGAAACTAGTTTGGGCTCAGATTGATCTGAAGGGGAGGAACAAGGAAATATActgacagagtggagctgctgtaaacatgaacatgatgTTCATCCAACAGGCAATTATCAAAACATAAAGTACAAAATCTTTCATTCCTTTCCAGACCTGTTATTACAGAATACTGAGTTCCTCTCTAGCAACTTTGAATTTAACgataattaaaatacaatatcCACATATTTAAAACTCTGCACCTGCTTCTATCAGGACTCCATCCAAAATGTGCAAACTAAGAAATAAACTCGGCCTGGACGGTTAAATCATCATTTTAAGAGCTACTGTCACATGGTTAACTAAGACATTAGACGTTTacagctgatgacttttcttCTCCAGATGTTTAAAAGACTTTCTGATGGAGCGTTTAGAGTTTCAGTCTTTTTATTGAACAGTGATGAGGAGAAACATGATGACGGCTTCACAGTTTCACTGATTTCTACTATAAATAAGTTAAGTGATACTTCAGTTGCATCTGTACTGATACAGACACGAACACACTCAGTAGCAGCAGAACGGCCTCATGGGTAAACATAAACCATCTTTGGATTAACTGATCAACCTTttaaagtgtccttgagcaaggcactgtgCCCCTGCAGGCTCGGaggctgacctttgaccttcagaTGGGAGGAGAGTGCTGTCAGCAAACACTGGACTCACACTGGTGTTTGTCTGCAGCTGAATAAACTCAGTTAAAACATTGTGAATGATCAGCTCAGTCAGCAGGATGAGAAGTTCACAGCTTACGTCTCTACAAACCACAGAAACGTTCACATCTAAACGAGTCATAGACAACGTACTGTACCGACGTGCTCCGACGTGTCACCTTCACATGACGTGTTTATGACCTGACGCTCATGTCAGCAGGTGGAGGGACGCTGGCGGAGTTGCAGGCGATAAGACCTCCGTTTGAGTCTGTGCTCCAACATTTGATTAGCCCGACGGTGCTGAGACCTCCAGACACTTTGCACTGAGTTTGTGACgaccaaaacatgatgtttttctgaccCTAACCAGAGCAGAACCACAGCgctgtgacgagagagaaacagaagatgGACCTCATGATATATAAAGTTTaaactcatctgtggttttgcagagaCGTACTTTGCCAACGTTTATTCTAGTGATTAGGTCCGAATGATACTCAGTGAACGTCCACTGATCCATAAGCCTAAAACTTCTctagtgacatcactgatcaccTGTTCCACACATGATTGGCTGCTGAGAAACCACAGGTCTTTTGGAGACTGCTGGCTTTCGTCAGTGTCGGACCTCTGAGATGGTCTCGGTGTTTCCCGGTCCAGCTTGCGGCATCAGCGACAGCGGTGACTTTGGTGACTCGTGTTTCTTCATGTGGTTGCGGAAGATCCTGGCGCCGCTCAGGTTCTTCTTGCAGATGTTGCAGAAGTAGGGCCGGGTGTCGGAGTGCACGTCCACGTGGTAGGTGAGCTCGAGGGCCCGGCTGAAGCTCTTGCTGCAGAGCGGACACTGGTAGCGGACTCCAGAGTGCGTCAGCTGGTGGCTCTTGAGCGAGCTCTGTTGTTTGAAGGTCTTGTCGCAGATGGAGCACTGGTACGGCCGGGCGTCGGTGTGCAGCCGCTGGTGTCGCCGCAGGGCGCTGGAGAAGGTGAAGCTCTTGCCGCAGTCGGTGCAGGTGTAGGGCTTCTCCCCGGTGTGGATCCTCTGGTGCTCCGTCATGTGGACCTGCTGGGTGAAGCTCTTCCTGCAGGTGGGGCACTGGAACGGACGCTCGCCCGAGTGGATCCTCAGGTGTTTCTGCAGCGCCGACGCCTTGAAACAGTCTCGACCGCAGACAGGACAGCTGTGCTTCCTCTTCTCGCCGGCGGTGACGGTCTGAATCTCTGAGCGGCCATCTTGTTCTGTCAGAACAGTGACATGAGAAAGATTTACTTCATCTTTGTGAATTTGTACTCAACGTGTCAACATATACATTgatatcatgttaataatacacacgTGATGATATCGTGTAAATAATCTAGAAGCTCTTAAGttatttctgattctgaagaaGAACGTGAATATATAAGAGAAGATCGTCTGTTTTTGGTTCCCAGAGGGGAAATTCAACtgttgcagcagcaggaagacaaAGTGGAAAGTTGAAAAAGTGAGTGaacataaaaattaaaataaataacaataggAGGTAACTAAAAAAACCATGTGTATGTTGATCTCACTGCAGTATGAAGTCAGCACAGGAGTATTAGAGGAGCGCTGCTGAACTGTTTCAGTTCATGTGACACTGCTTCATTCTTCAGTTTTAATTGAATGTAACATCTGTTGTCTTCATTAGATATATATTCAGAATACTCATCAACAAATTGCTTCGTTAGTGATTAAAAGTCAATTCTGACGAAGACGGACCGATGAGCGCCGGCCTCCAGTCCTCTTCCTCGCCATCAGAGTTGATCAAACCGCTGACGTCTCCCTCCTCGTTTTCTTCTCGAACCTCCCTCAACAGCAAGCTATCGTGGTTACCATGGTTACCAGGTGGAGGTCCAGACTTGGTGATGAAGGACTCGGCGGGGACAGAAAGGTCGTCTGAGTCCTGGAGACATCACGAGACAGATGATAAACACCCTCACACCTCAAGGTCTTTTTAGAAGCTCTGCTGGTGATATCACATGATAATGATCAAAAGGCTGAAGTTAGTACCTGCTCATGAgggccttcctcctcctcctcctcctcctcttcctcctcctcctcctcttcttcttcagtctTCATGTTGAGCCAGAACTCCTGAAACAGACCACATCACCTCATCAGTCTCCACTCAAACAGAACTGCGTCCACATCGGAGCTGCAGCGAGAACTCGGAAGAAAATTAGTCgacaaatattttgataatcgatgtGAAACATTTGAGATGTTCTGTTTGATTTCTGCACTTTGAAGACGTCACGTTGAGCTCTGTGACGAACTTCTGTTTTTAGGTgcagttagttgcagccctcatCCAAATGCTTTCACCATACTCCATGTTGAAAGACTTTCACAACACAAAATCTAAGTTGTGTCATAAAAGTGAGACTCAGCAGATCAACGATCTCACAGCAGGTCAAACTTATATCTTGTCACTTGGCACGAAGCACCCTGACAACGCTTAGACTGACATCTGCTTCTTAGGATCAATCTGCACCAACGTTAGATCAATATGTGATCATATGGGATCAGTTTTATGATCTAACAGCTGAAGGGGCggcagagaaagaggaactttgttctgcagcagtttgacaaaCATCCGCTGACAATGAGCTCAGTTCTCCTGCACAGCTCTGGGATCAGTTCACTTTTACTACGTATATTATGTGTTGTTCTGTAAAACACTTGTTTATATCTTTGTTCTAACTTTGTGAAACCTGTCCTGACTTATTATGAAGCAGAACCAGCGTGCCGAGGCTTCACCTTGTCTGCGGGGGCTGCGATGAGTCCGTCCCTGATGTGGATCCTCATGTGCTTGCGGAGCAGGCAGGGCCTCAGGAAGCTCCTGGGGCAGATGCTGCAGGGGTGAGGTTTGTTGGCCATGTGGATCTTCTCGTGCGCTCTCAGGTTGGTCGTGGTGGTGAAAGCCTTGGCGCACACCGAGCAGCGGTGCAGCTTCTCCGTCGTGTGGATCTTGAAGTGCTCTTTGAGCCTGGACGGCCTCGTGTAGCTCTTCCCACAGACGGAGCAGCCGTGGAGCTTCTTCACGCCGTCGGAGCCGCCGTCTGGAAATATCAACGCAGGAAGTTCAGGATCAGGACGACTCAGACAGGATACAAAGATCAAGATCTGTTTGTGGtaattaaagtcaaacctcatgtagttttgtgttaaagcgctcagtgaactacatcgtctcatcaacaccagaaccagcaccaacatggagccaaccGGGCTCAGAAAAGCTCAtaacaataaatctgctcatattgacaactgcagttctggttctggttcagttctgtg includes:
- the LOC141011437 gene encoding uncharacterized protein, with protein sequence MNGVKVEAEQRGEDCQQLPAEGDGSVPDTETPSTPESSRQSKRHHHCSVCSRQFSRPSRLADHMATHSGDKPHSCSVCGKRFTKKINVVVHQRVHTGEKPYSCPDCGASYAQLGCLRRHRLRHAAEKPHHCSACGRGFIQRRHLVQHERTHTGERPFSCPLCPKRFASRTGLSDHQKTHGEKNLYSCTFCEKAFSTPSSFRDHVRLHTGEKPHRCSLCCKSFNRPGLLRKHLQRHAEENTVVQAKGAASKEETLHRCLLCLKDFSTVEKLQQHLQLHQRALQFMCDICGRGFSRASRLREHERSHTGERPFQCDVCKKRFSMQRVFRKHQEIHHREGRSTATTPDHSSTLSDSDNKTPDEQLGGGSVSAGSGGPNGLQELKVDSRNDDDDEEEMVHSLTDGGSDGVKKLHGCSVCGKSYTRPSRLKEHFKIHTTEKLHRCSVCAKAFTTTTNLRAHEKIHMANKPHPCSICPRSFLRPCLLRKHMRIHIRDGLIAAPADKEFWLNMKTEEEEEEEEEEEEEEEEEGPHEQDSDDLSVPAESFITKSGPPPGNHGNHDSLLLREVREENEEGDVSGLINSDGEEEDWRPALIEQDGRSEIQTVTAGEKRKHSCPVCGRDCFKASALQKHLRIHSGERPFQCPTCRKSFTQQVHMTEHQRIHTGEKPYTCTDCGKSFTFSSALRRHQRLHTDARPYQCSICDKTFKQQSSLKSHQLTHSGVRYQCPLCSKSFSRALELTYHVDVHSDTRPYFCNICKKNLSGARIFRNHMKKHESPKSPLSLMPQAGPGNTETISEVRH